One genomic region from Halorubrum sp. BOL3-1 encodes:
- a CDS encoding helix-turn-helix domain-containing protein, protein MAESAVSHSHPLDTMLAVSDVIRNDRLAQLYARVLELDSPTVEELSEGIESSTTTIYEDVKHLVEIDLLERVTETQPYRYRASQVDMTIQTSEETFKITPTLLVALAERQSNENISLYIDRHGVSGLATAIEYARAYTQAKMNARIMAREQDIPVLETETILQELQEIILEAEPDISTSVDIEELDATIDERLDE, encoded by the coding sequence ATGGCAGAATCCGCGGTCTCACATTCACACCCGCTTGATACGATGCTGGCCGTCTCTGACGTGATTCGGAACGACCGGCTCGCCCAGCTGTATGCTCGTGTCCTCGAACTTGACTCGCCAACTGTCGAGGAACTGTCTGAGGGCATCGAGAGTTCGACGACAACCATTTACGAGGATGTCAAACATCTCGTGGAGATCGATCTCTTGGAGCGGGTCACGGAGACGCAACCGTACCGCTATCGAGCGAGTCAGGTTGATATGACGATTCAGACCAGCGAGGAGACGTTCAAGATTACACCGACGCTCCTCGTTGCTCTCGCGGAACGCCAATCGAACGAGAATATTAGCCTCTACATCGACCGGCACGGCGTCAGTGGACTCGCAACGGCGATCGAATACGCTCGAGCGTACACGCAGGCGAAAATGAACGCCCGCATCATGGCCCGTGAACAGGATATCCCTGTTCTCGAGACAGAAACCATCCTCCAAGAACTCCAAGAGATCATTCTAGAGGCTGAGCCTGATATCTCGACGAGCGTCGATATCGAGGAGCTTGACGCCACCATCGACGAACGACTGGACGAATAG
- a CDS encoding site-specific recombinase: protein MTGRRSVETPIEDTFTKYLTDKGKGDAGEEGAYRTDAERELYRFRRWCLGKTADSANASPAESWAGVVDGDTVRFADLDTTVFSDYARYLSTAGYAAGTVLTYYAHIASWCGWAHAQGYLPRHYARESDAEDPLPENDGRRPGDQQAWEPIHRDLITQFVDRRVSEAFDELGATEVPHTERGDPESELWQAKQQARFTAYQRCREQALVYVVAYTGLRGSEFLSAPKEDREGRNGVRWRDVSFADSSVTVFRKSREWKEASLPEPVIAPLKRYAEVLEVPDSWPVFTTLHRPSLANHVTEGLADAGLDDDAIERIRAGAPDLIVAAEHDLDAPKPLTTDGARSIMERLWTHDALVERRDELDLSLDGDYLELHGGRRGVGEVLVRQFGYAAAARYLDNSEEQVREAYQHIEAAERADMATEAFSRTDQRVSDR from the coding sequence ATGACGGGCCGCCGCTCCGTTGAGACACCGATCGAGGATACGTTCACGAAGTACCTCACGGATAAGGGAAAGGGTGATGCCGGCGAGGAGGGTGCGTATCGAACGGACGCCGAGCGCGAACTGTATCGATTCCGACGCTGGTGTCTTGGGAAGACTGCCGACTCCGCGAACGCGTCGCCGGCAGAGTCGTGGGCCGGCGTCGTCGACGGCGACACCGTTCGGTTCGCGGACCTCGACACGACGGTCTTCTCGGACTACGCGCGGTACCTCTCGACCGCCGGCTACGCCGCTGGCACAGTGCTCACCTACTACGCGCATATCGCGTCGTGGTGCGGCTGGGCGCACGCACAGGGGTATCTCCCGCGCCACTACGCCCGCGAGTCGGACGCCGAAGACCCGCTGCCCGAGAACGACGGTCGACGTCCAGGTGACCAGCAGGCGTGGGAGCCGATCCACCGCGACCTGATCACGCAGTTCGTCGACCGCCGCGTCTCTGAAGCGTTCGACGAACTCGGTGCGACCGAAGTTCCCCACACTGAGCGCGGTGATCCTGAGAGTGAGCTGTGGCAAGCGAAACAGCAGGCCCGGTTCACGGCGTACCAGCGGTGTCGCGAACAGGCGCTCGTGTACGTTGTCGCCTATACAGGCCTGCGCGGCTCGGAGTTCCTCTCAGCGCCGAAGGAGGACCGCGAGGGTCGCAACGGGGTTCGCTGGCGTGACGTGTCGTTCGCGGACAGCAGCGTCACCGTGTTCCGGAAGAGTCGCGAGTGGAAGGAAGCATCGCTCCCCGAACCCGTCATTGCGCCGCTGAAACGGTACGCCGAGGTTCTGGAGGTGCCGGACTCGTGGCCGGTTTTCACGACGCTCCATCGACCGTCGCTCGCGAATCACGTCACCGAGGGGCTCGCCGACGCCGGCCTCGACGACGACGCGATCGAGCGCATTCGGGCAGGCGCTCCCGACCTGATCGTCGCCGCCGAGCACGACCTCGACGCGCCGAAGCCGCTCACCACGGACGGCGCCCGGTCGATCATGGAGCGGCTCTGGACCCACGACGCGCTCGTCGAGCGTCGCGACGAGCTGGACCTCTCGCTCGATGGTGACTATCTCGAACTACACGGCGGCCGGCGTGGGGTAGGTGAGGTCCTCGTCCGGCAATTCGGCTACGCTGCGGCTGCGCGGTATCTCGACAACAGCGAGGAACAGGTCCGCGAGGCGTACCAGCACATCGAGGCGGCCGAACGTGCCGACATGGCGACCGAGGCATTCTCACGGACCGACCAGCGGGTCAGTGACCGGTAG
- a CDS encoding transposase: MAPTQSSRRAVYRRVAQTSYYDWPAYRATPLYDQSSTAGLAEDVRVLAAVWFDHDAHDSIEAFVAHWPLAYVKFDAHDRFAGSTTYEMEALFRGFLLKELYGWDHETALCSYLEDGPSLRRRLGFETVPDQSTLWRSWHYRFTSDLRECIETAARTILIKASDGGVSVPRTPPRTIPRHQTDDDETTGPSTFERKQQLTTHVSHLVYPAFSLDRANGCAIHENAFWNLQTYLGLQENLAANEGARSFRYDTTRERTPLGHNHRDQIRSLSTERIREMYREAAQRLVNRTAQMRSLYQRSCIAIDTTEADPFTGDRTGHEDEIIGTKEKTAEYAYQWATVQLVGDSVPLVLDARPVRKGDTRLEIVEDLLDSAMELIDVDRVFMDREFDSQQILEAIADRGVTYVVPKRMHTSEKAQAKRLLQRDQDRYVTDRKLHLGKNEWHETTLQYRRKKNSDRTDYGQYAVFMTNGDPSAITEYGKRWDIERGYKSIKRFMAATTSKDFVLRFFYFAFACLLYSIWRGIDMLFQCERGGVYDREPVVTAQNTLTLLRKETGVG, translated from the coding sequence ATGGCACCGACACAATCTTCTCGACGTGCTGTGTACCGTCGGGTCGCCCAGACGTCCTACTACGACTGGCCAGCCTATCGTGCGACGCCACTCTACGACCAGAGTTCGACAGCCGGCCTTGCTGAAGATGTCCGGGTCCTCGCGGCCGTCTGGTTCGACCACGACGCCCACGACTCTATCGAAGCGTTCGTCGCTCACTGGCCGCTAGCCTACGTCAAATTCGACGCTCACGACCGGTTCGCTGGGAGCACGACCTACGAGATGGAGGCGCTATTCCGTGGGTTTCTCCTCAAGGAACTCTACGGGTGGGACCACGAAACGGCACTCTGCTCGTATCTGGAAGACGGACCCTCTCTCCGCCGTCGCCTCGGGTTCGAGACTGTGCCCGACCAGTCGACACTCTGGCGGAGTTGGCACTATCGGTTCACTTCCGACCTCCGCGAGTGTATCGAAACTGCCGCGCGGACGATCCTCATCAAGGCGTCCGACGGTGGGGTCTCGGTTCCACGGACCCCGCCGCGTACAATTCCGCGTCACCAGACCGATGACGACGAGACGACCGGCCCATCTACGTTCGAGCGCAAACAACAGCTCACGACTCACGTCAGCCACCTCGTCTACCCGGCGTTTTCGCTCGACCGTGCGAATGGCTGTGCTATCCACGAGAACGCGTTTTGGAACCTTCAAACGTATCTCGGGCTTCAAGAGAACCTCGCTGCCAATGAGGGCGCTCGCAGCTTCCGCTACGACACGACACGCGAGCGGACGCCCCTCGGTCATAATCATCGAGACCAGATACGATCGCTATCCACCGAGCGTATCCGTGAGATGTATCGCGAGGCTGCCCAGCGACTCGTCAATCGGACGGCCCAGATGCGAAGCCTGTACCAGCGTAGCTGTATCGCTATCGACACGACGGAAGCCGACCCGTTCACCGGTGACCGGACGGGCCACGAAGACGAGATCATCGGCACGAAAGAGAAGACCGCCGAGTACGCCTATCAGTGGGCGACCGTCCAGCTCGTCGGTGATTCCGTACCACTGGTTCTCGACGCACGTCCCGTCCGGAAGGGTGACACTCGCTTAGAGATCGTCGAGGACCTCCTCGACTCAGCAATGGAGCTCATCGATGTTGACCGCGTGTTCATGGACCGGGAGTTCGACAGCCAGCAGATTCTCGAAGCGATAGCCGACCGGGGGGTCACATATGTCGTACCAAAGCGGATGCACACCAGCGAGAAAGCTCAGGCCAAACGATTGCTTCAGCGCGACCAAGACCGCTACGTCACCGACCGCAAACTCCATCTCGGAAAGAACGAGTGGCACGAGACGACGCTCCAGTACCGTCGAAAGAAGAACTCGGACCGGACGGATTACGGGCAGTACGCCGTGTTCATGACCAACGGCGACCCCAGCGCGATCACAGAATACGGGAAACGCTGGGACATTGAGCGCGGCTACAAGTCGATCAAGCGGTTCATGGCAGCGACAACGTCGAAAGATTTCGTACTGCGATTTTTCTATTTCGCGTTTGCGTGTCTCCTGTACTCGATCTGGCGGGGGATCGATATGCTGTTTCAGTGTGAGAGGGGTGGTGTGTACGACCGTGAACCCGTTGTAACGGCGCAGAACACGCTGACATTGCTTCGGAAGGAGACGGGGGTCGGGTAA
- a CDS encoding DICT sensory domain-containing protein codes for MTDSLRDFFDDTVDPDRNLVVLDRSSPEPVRNMLNSLVEGQPVSLTEIDSKELDSTGEGAETDMVLLVENGHVLARSTLDELLESVLLINSDLYKTGAIDLGDVVLPDVLKGLDEVPFRVEGYPESHKEKLLLIIVSRVIERIAAETGGGTLRTSFQRLSRLYDEQGTYDVYDTLHNRGVDVHIYGVGDVDPSRLPPVTVHTGDTYPYQKSWFVVFTPPAESDTNDYAALVALEDRPNVWDGFWTFRPEFVTRIESYIAENI; via the coding sequence ATGACTGATTCACTACGCGACTTTTTTGATGATACTGTAGATCCTGACCGGAATTTAGTCGTTCTTGATCGGTCTTCGCCGGAGCCGGTTCGGAACATGCTCAACTCGTTAGTTGAGGGCCAGCCGGTATCACTCACTGAGATTGATAGTAAAGAGTTGGACTCCACTGGCGAGGGTGCCGAGACTGATATGGTCTTGTTAGTCGAAAACGGCCATGTCCTTGCTCGGTCAACCCTTGACGAACTCCTTGAATCGGTCTTATTGATCAATTCAGACCTGTACAAAACAGGTGCAATAGATCTTGGTGATGTTGTCCTTCCGGATGTGCTCAAAGGGCTTGACGAGGTTCCATTTCGAGTCGAAGGGTATCCAGAGTCACACAAAGAGAAGCTCCTATTGATTATTGTTTCACGGGTGATTGAACGTATTGCTGCCGAGACAGGTGGTGGGACGCTTCGTACCTCATTTCAGCGCCTCTCTCGACTTTACGATGAGCAGGGAACCTACGATGTGTATGATACCCTCCATAACCGAGGAGTTGACGTTCACATCTATGGTGTTGGTGACGTTGATCCGTCAAGACTCCCGCCGGTCACAGTTCATACTGGCGATACCTATCCGTACCAGAAATCCTGGTTTGTTGTTTTCACACCGCCAGCAGAGAGTGATACGAACGATTATGCCGCTCTCGTTGCACTTGAGGACAGGCCGAACGTCTGGGATGGTTTTTGGACTTTTAGACCCGAGTTTGTCACTCGGATCGAGAGCTATATCGCAGAGAACATCTAG
- a CDS encoding CopG family ribbon-helix-helix protein, giving the protein MRTSLNIPQETLDAFDETWQEEGLESRSRAVREAIQEYIERHTDIETVTGPTVAALAFDYEHTLVIGELHTIQHEYEDIISTTQHVHHGEWCLETAFCEGPADRIRQLVYQLRDFDAVGRVNVMFLQPDPEVAAGE; this is encoded by the coding sequence ATGCGAACTAGCCTGAATATCCCACAGGAGACGCTTGACGCCTTCGACGAAACGTGGCAAGAGGAAGGGCTCGAATCGCGGTCAAGAGCGGTTCGTGAGGCCATTCAAGAGTACATCGAGCGCCACACCGATATCGAGACAGTAACCGGACCCACTGTCGCTGCGCTGGCGTTCGACTACGAACATACACTCGTCATTGGGGAACTCCACACCATCCAACACGAGTACGAGGACATCATCAGCACAACTCAACACGTCCATCACGGGGAGTGGTGCCTCGAAACGGCGTTCTGCGAGGGACCGGCGGATCGAATCCGCCAGCTCGTCTACCAGCTTCGAGACTTCGACGCCGTAGGTCGAGTCAACGTGATGTTCCTCCAGCCTGACCCGGAAGTAGCGGCTGGTGAGTGA
- a CDS encoding cation diffusion facilitator family transporter: protein MAGARVAFLKVSWANVLLNALKIGVEGTLGLLTGSIALTADAAHSVADLLASGVVLIWGRSVFDDADDSHPHGHNRFEPLSALFVGGVLVLLGLKLLYDAGYSILTGVSAEYSIWLVLGLLFALGDMYLCYWYTQYKNQELQLPSLRALAADSLNDLYTTGAALLGVLCMAVGYPIFDPIAGGIVSLLVIHQGVDISRENIRYLADSAPPESEQEAIKQQIRGHSAVHGIHDFVAYYSGHMVEVEFHAEVDKDLTVVEAHDLESDLRQHVREVESVSDVHVHLDPAGLGEWKDADDSTTSPV from the coding sequence ATGGCGGGAGCACGCGTAGCCTTTCTCAAAGTCTCTTGGGCCAATGTTCTATTGAATGCCCTGAAAATCGGTGTTGAGGGCACACTCGGACTGCTCACTGGGAGCATCGCACTCACCGCTGACGCAGCGCACTCCGTCGCTGACCTGCTCGCAAGCGGTGTTGTCTTGATCTGGGGCCGATCCGTCTTCGACGATGCTGATGACTCACATCCGCACGGACACAATCGGTTCGAACCGCTCTCTGCGCTCTTCGTTGGCGGCGTCCTCGTTCTTCTCGGACTCAAACTGTTGTACGATGCAGGTTACTCGATACTTACTGGAGTCTCTGCCGAGTACAGTATTTGGCTCGTACTCGGACTCCTGTTCGCACTCGGTGATATGTATCTCTGTTACTGGTATACGCAATACAAGAATCAAGAACTCCAGTTACCGAGTCTTCGAGCGCTCGCAGCCGACAGTCTCAATGATCTCTATACCACAGGTGCAGCCCTTCTGGGCGTCCTGTGTATGGCAGTCGGCTACCCTATTTTCGATCCGATCGCGGGCGGCATCGTGAGCCTTCTCGTCATCCACCAAGGCGTAGATATCTCCCGTGAGAATATTCGGTACCTTGCTGACAGTGCACCACCCGAATCAGAACAGGAAGCGATCAAACAGCAGATTCGAGGGCACTCCGCCGTTCACGGCATTCACGATTTCGTCGCGTACTACTCCGGGCACATGGTCGAGGTCGAATTCCACGCTGAAGTAGACAAAGATCTAACTGTGGTCGAGGCACACGATCTCGAATCAGATCTCCGCCAACACGTCCGTGAGGTCGAATCAGTTTCAGACGTCCACGTCCATCTTGATCCGGCTGGACTCGGCGAATGGAAAGACGCTGATGATTCGACAACTTCGCCCGTATGA
- a CDS encoding SelT/SelW/SelH family protein: protein MTSVEVEYCDPCGFIDRATETQTQILESCGQTVAGVELVPGEDGVFEVRVDDTVVFDVDELEYDLTTIMEGVCGQLSACDCDPSELVGEDTDSTDCSPGCC from the coding sequence ATGACGAGCGTCGAAGTCGAATATTGTGACCCGTGTGGCTTCATCGACCGTGCAACCGAAACGCAGACGCAGATTCTCGAGTCGTGTGGCCAAACAGTAGCCGGCGTCGAACTCGTCCCCGGCGAAGACGGCGTCTTCGAGGTTCGCGTCGACGACACTGTCGTCTTCGATGTCGATGAACTCGAGTACGACCTCACGACGATCATGGAGGGTGTGTGTGGACAGCTCTCTGCGTGTGACTGTGACCCCAGCGAACTCGTCGGCGAGGACACTGATTCGACTGATTGCAGTCCGGGGTGTTGCTGA
- a CDS encoding helix-turn-helix domain-containing protein: MEPTDVSDWQESWHQLREILGSKWAFHVLRLLSDRQYGFNEMQRSIDGVTATMLSRRLKELQCHGFVEKHVEPTTPPSTTYELTENGEAFVELLGEMEGMIGLAECSDGSECATTDESSKCATVQ, from the coding sequence ATGGAGCCGACGGACGTGTCTGACTGGCAGGAGTCGTGGCATCAGTTGCGAGAGATCCTCGGCTCGAAGTGGGCGTTTCACGTCCTGCGATTGCTTTCGGATCGACAGTACGGATTCAACGAGATGCAGCGGTCCATCGACGGCGTGACGGCGACGATGCTCTCGCGACGACTGAAAGAACTACAGTGTCACGGCTTCGTTGAGAAACACGTCGAACCGACGACGCCACCCTCGACGACGTACGAACTGACCGAGAACGGAGAGGCATTCGTCGAACTCCTCGGAGAGATGGAAGGAATGATCGGTCTCGCGGAGTGCTCAGACGGGAGCGAGTGTGCGACCACGGACGAGTCGTCGAAATGCGCGACGGTCCAGTAG
- a CDS encoding IS6 family transposase, with product MPENDRLSGCLDEINLDFVEREATPRLLMKLSIQLHLSGLSLSNTVSFLEVFGVERVRSTVHNWVHKADLQSESGRNPNHVAVDETVIRLDDEQYWLYAAVDPETNDLLHTQLEPTTNNALADRFFADLRNKHDIDDATILVDGSASLQRACRKHDLDFRYERHGNRNSVERVFREIKRRTICFSNCFSNAEAETANEWLRSFAFAWNQLI from the coding sequence ATGCCCGAAAACGACCGCCTCAGCGGCTGTTTAGACGAGATCAACTTAGACTTTGTGGAGCGAGAAGCAACACCGCGGCTGTTGATGAAGCTCAGTATTCAGCTTCATTTGTCGGGACTATCGCTTTCGAATACTGTTTCGTTTCTTGAGGTATTTGGTGTTGAAAGAGTTCGATCCACCGTTCATAACTGGGTTCACAAGGCCGATTTACAGTCGGAATCTGGGCGGAATCCGAATCACGTTGCGGTCGATGAGACGGTGATTCGACTTGATGATGAACAGTATTGGCTGTACGCTGCTGTCGATCCAGAAACGAACGATCTGCTCCACACACAGCTTGAACCAACGACAAATAACGCTCTCGCAGATCGGTTTTTTGCTGATCTCCGTAATAAACACGATATTGATGACGCAACTATTCTCGTCGATGGATCAGCCTCACTTCAACGAGCCTGTCGCAAACACGACCTCGATTTCAGATACGAACGACATGGAAATCGGAACAGTGTTGAACGTGTCTTTCGTGAGATAAAACGCAGAACTATCTGTTTCTCAAACTGTTTCAGCAACGCCGAAGCAGAAACTGCTAACGAGTGGCTCAGATCGTTCGCTTTCGCATGGAATCAGCTTATCTGA
- a CDS encoding cation:proton antiporter, translating to MAQELLIPLVAGIIGLGVLAQILAARLRVPSIIFFLLVGVVIGRPGLGLVTSQSFGNSLPAIVGLAVAVIVFEGAFHLEFERIQTAPRAAVRLVTVGAAIALVGTAVAVRVLEGLPWNLSFVIGALLVATGPTVISPILDVVPVRDRVAAVLETEGIVNDVTAAITAVVLFETVNPTVADEGLIQGFALRLGEGLLIGLVVAGLLYYLLRYVDLSPGAAPRNARLLVLAGALVAYAGANQLASEAGVAAAATAGLVLGNLDIPYKDEITDFKGDITLLVLAFVFIALAAQLPPEAIFEVGFAGLGVVVAVALVIRPLLVFISTIGDRFTVSERLFISAIGPRGIIPASVATLFATELRTAATELNDPALAQQADLLIGTVFLVIFVTALVQGGLARYIAQYLNVIPMRVIIVGGGQVGHALAERLEDRGENVVIIEEDEATIESLRNDGFATVIGDGTDTEVLQKSGAGNAKIVVAATGDDDANLLVAQLSKTKFDVETVLARANKSENVDAFEDLGVNTISAPMSAAWALDNQIERPDLAHWMTDVGQTGDVQQLAVTNENLIGKTVREVGPMLPDGCLIAVISNGTRESVEVPSPDTVINHGDHITLLGKQEAVQEGMSLVGSD from the coding sequence GTGGCACAAGAGCTACTGATTCCACTGGTTGCAGGGATCATCGGACTCGGTGTCCTTGCCCAGATTTTGGCGGCTCGGCTCCGAGTACCGAGCATCATCTTCTTCTTGCTTGTCGGGGTGGTTATCGGTCGACCGGGGTTGGGGCTCGTAACGAGTCAGAGCTTCGGTAATTCCCTCCCAGCGATCGTCGGGCTCGCGGTTGCAGTCATCGTGTTCGAGGGTGCGTTTCATCTCGAGTTTGAGCGCATTCAAACAGCACCGCGGGCGGCGGTCCGACTCGTCACTGTCGGCGCCGCGATCGCACTCGTTGGGACTGCGGTAGCTGTCCGGGTTTTGGAGGGATTACCGTGGAATCTCTCATTCGTTATCGGCGCGTTGCTCGTTGCCACAGGGCCAACGGTTATTTCCCCGATCCTCGATGTCGTCCCTGTTAGGGACCGAGTCGCAGCCGTGCTCGAGACCGAAGGAATCGTAAACGACGTGACGGCAGCGATCACTGCGGTCGTTCTCTTCGAGACTGTGAATCCGACAGTCGCCGACGAGGGACTGATTCAGGGGTTCGCTCTCCGTCTCGGCGAGGGGTTGCTCATCGGTCTCGTTGTCGCGGGGCTTCTCTACTACCTTCTTCGATACGTCGATCTCTCGCCCGGAGCAGCCCCACGGAACGCGCGGTTGCTCGTACTCGCCGGGGCGCTGGTCGCGTATGCGGGAGCGAATCAACTGGCGAGCGAGGCCGGCGTTGCAGCCGCCGCCACCGCTGGTTTGGTCCTCGGGAATCTAGACATCCCCTACAAAGACGAGATCACTGATTTCAAAGGCGACATCACGCTGCTCGTCTTGGCGTTCGTGTTTATCGCGCTCGCCGCACAGTTGCCCCCGGAGGCAATATTCGAAGTCGGATTCGCCGGGCTTGGCGTGGTCGTTGCGGTCGCGCTGGTGATCCGACCGCTCCTCGTGTTCATCTCGACCATCGGCGACCGGTTCACCGTCTCGGAGCGACTGTTCATCAGCGCTATTGGCCCCCGTGGGATCATTCCGGCGTCGGTCGCGACGCTCTTCGCCACTGAACTCAGGACGGCCGCCACCGAGCTCAACGACCCCGCGCTGGCACAGCAAGCGGACTTGCTGATCGGGACGGTCTTTCTGGTCATCTTCGTTACGGCCCTCGTGCAAGGCGGCCTGGCGCGCTACATCGCACAATACCTCAACGTGATACCCATGAGAGTGATCATCGTCGGAGGCGGGCAGGTGGGCCACGCGCTCGCCGAACGCCTCGAAGACCGCGGCGAAAACGTCGTCATCATCGAGGAGGATGAGGCGACTATCGAATCGCTACGAAACGACGGCTTCGCCACCGTTATCGGCGACGGCACGGACACGGAGGTGTTACAGAAGTCCGGGGCAGGGAACGCCAAGATCGTCGTCGCCGCCACCGGTGACGACGACGCGAACCTGCTCGTCGCACAGCTCTCGAAGACGAAATTCGACGTCGAAACGGTCCTCGCGAGGGCGAACAAGTCCGAGAACGTCGATGCATTCGAAGATCTGGGCGTGAATACTATTTCCGCCCCGATGTCGGCTGCGTGGGCCCTCGATAATCAGATCGAACGGCCGGATCTCGCCCACTGGATGACTGATGTCGGGCAGACCGGTGACGTGCAACAACTCGCGGTCACGAACGAGAACCTAATCGGAAAGACCGTCAGAGAGGTCGGTCCGATGCTTCCAGACGGCTGTCTGATCGCCGTCATCAGCAACGGGACACGCGAATCAGTCGAGGTCCCGAGTCCAGACACCGTTATCAATCATGGGGATCATATCACGCTTCTTGGTAAACAGGAAGCCGTGCAAGAAGGGATGTCGTTAGTCGGTTCCGACTGA
- a CDS encoding Fic family protein produces MHDGLLSGVRGDEADPEELRTTQNFIGSTPYIQDARYVPPPNDIPDLLEELLEYASRNTDLHPPLRIGLIHYQFETIHPFLNGNGRLGRLLISLLLQRDGLLPEPYLYLSSYFNARRSVYVDQLLAVSQRGEWEEWLLFFLRGLPGR; encoded by the coding sequence ATGCATGACGGATTGCTTTCGGGTGTCCGCGGGGATGAGGCTGACCCAGAGGAACTCCGCACGACCCAGAACTTCATCGGCAGTACGCCATACATTCAGGACGCTAGGTACGTTCCACCACCGAACGATATTCCCGACCTTCTCGAAGAATTGCTCGAGTATGCAAGCCGGAATACAGATCTTCATCCGCCCCTTCGAATCGGGCTGATCCACTACCAATTTGAGACGATTCACCCGTTTCTCAACGGGAATGGACGGCTCGGGCGGCTATTGATCAGTCTCCTCCTGCAACGTGACGGTCTCTTGCCTGAGCCGTATCTCTACCTGAGTTCGTATTTCAATGCACGACGGTCAGTGTACGTCGATCAGCTCTTAGCCGTCAGTCAGCGCGGTGAATGGGAAGAGTGGCTTCTGTTCTTCTTACGTGGCTTGCCAGGCAGATGA
- a CDS encoding IS5 family transposase, with product MEIDILDFIEQCRDLAKQALGKHAGEPASGGFARWVHVVLHCFRVEDERSYRETPNRLKYMAEVRDALNLDQDDLPDHTTIYKSFDRLKMWVWRALLRVSAQQHPQSGHAALDSTFFDRRRASSYFRQRAGRTIQTLKATTLTDVESLAVLDVHIAARWKHDTKTGPQVVRRNADDLQSVAADNGFQDWHTEYEIAAHDVEYLVHYRGSSAKAAANNALNRANGYAQRWMAEASYSTTKRSLGDAVRALSWYRQFREIVLMFAISNIEPLCESL from the coding sequence ATGGAGATCGACATCCTCGACTTCATTGAGCAGTGTCGTGACCTAGCTAAACAAGCGTTAGGGAAGCACGCGGGCGAGCCCGCCAGCGGCGGGTTCGCCCGCTGGGTTCACGTCGTTTTACACTGTTTTCGGGTCGAAGACGAGCGCAGCTACCGTGAAACGCCGAATCGGCTGAAGTACATGGCCGAGGTTCGTGATGCGCTCAACTTAGATCAGGACGATCTCCCCGATCATACGACGATCTACAAGTCGTTTGATCGGCTGAAAATGTGGGTGTGGCGGGCGCTGCTGCGCGTTTCCGCGCAGCAGCACCCGCAGTCTGGCCACGCTGCGCTCGACAGCACGTTTTTCGACCGCCGACGTGCGTCATCGTACTTCCGCCAGCGGGCAGGACGAACAATACAGACGCTCAAAGCGACGACATTGACTGATGTGGAATCACTTGCTGTTCTCGATGTTCACATCGCAGCACGGTGGAAGCATGATACAAAGACCGGACCGCAGGTCGTCCGCCGAAACGCGGACGACCTGCAGTCCGTCGCCGCCGATAACGGCTTCCAAGACTGGCATACCGAGTACGAAATCGCCGCACATGACGTTGAGTACCTCGTCCACTACCGTGGTTCGTCAGCGAAAGCAGCTGCGAACAACGCGCTCAACCGAGCAAACGGCTACGCTCAGCGGTGGATGGCCGAAGCATCCTACTCGACAACGAAGCGCTCGCTCGGCGATGCCGTGCGAGCGCTGAGCTGGTATCGACAGTTCCGTGAAATTGTCCTGATGTTCGCCATCAGCAACATAGAACCACTGTGTGAGTCGCTGTAA
- a CDS encoding CrcB family protein, which produces MSTETHPLVRLESVALIAIGGFAGSNLRYFTGFLLPGMQGTLVVNALGSFALGFVLYETIYSGTLASETRAVISTGFLSSFTTYSTFALQSAQAAPIWLIVNVVANYALGFTGVLVGRSLARLVDRRWS; this is translated from the coding sequence ATGTCAACAGAAACACACCCGCTCGTTCGATTGGAATCGGTCGCGCTAATCGCCATCGGAGGCTTCGCCGGCTCAAACCTTCGCTATTTCACTGGCTTTCTTCTTCCGGGAATGCAGGGAACGTTGGTCGTGAACGCACTCGGCAGTTTCGCGTTGGGGTTCGTGCTGTACGAGACGATATATTCCGGAACACTTGCGAGTGAGACACGAGCAGTCATTTCCACGGGATTCCTCTCGTCGTTCACCACGTACAGCACGTTCGCCCTACAGTCGGCTCAGGCCGCTCCGATCTGGTTGATCGTGAACGTCGTTGCAAACTACGCGCTCGGCTTTACCGGTGTGCTCGTCGGCCGCTCACTGGCACGGCTCGTTGATCGGAGGTGGTCATAG